In the Enterobacter cloacae subsp. cloacae ATCC 13047 genome, ACGCTCTCCATGCTGACACAGATCCTGCTGAAACAGGCGATGGTAGGCTTAGTGGATTCAGCATCAACCGCGCTGGGATTTGCAGGTGGCGGTTATACCGGTTCAGGCGGGAAATATGAGCCAGCAGGTGTCGTTCACCGTGGTGAGTTTGTTTTCACCAAAGAGGCTACCAGCCGGATCGGCGTCGGCAATCTTTACCGGATGATGAAAGGCTATGCAACGGGAGGGTATGTCGGGGGTGGTGGTACAGGCCCGGCTGCAGCACCTTTCGGTGTCAGTGTATATGCCCCGGTGACGGTCGAGAATGCTTCCGGTAACGCACAGCAGCAAAACGACGGAGACAGGCTGGGTAAGGCGTATCAGCAGGTGATTAACAAATCTGTCAACGAGGGTATCGCCAGGGCAATCCAGCCCGGTGGGCTTATCTGGAATGCGACCAATCGCAGGTAACAGTTATGACGATAGAAACATTCCCCTGGGGCATTAAGGTTTCCAGCCAGCCCACCGAGGGAAGCAAAGACACAGTCAGGAAGGTCCAGTTCGGCGACGGGTACGCACAGGTGAGCGGCTCCGGCCTGAATGATGAGATTCGCACCTATGAATATTCTTTTTCAGGGGATCCAACTACAGCGAATGAAATTCACGCTTTCCTTCGGCGGCATAAAGTGAAGTCGTTTATTTTCACTCCGCCTTTCGGCGATTCCGCGCTGTGGCGTGTCGAGGCTGACACGCTCAAAAAGGTGGTTAAAAACGTAAAAGTGATAACCGTAACCGCAACGTTTGAACAGGCATTTGCACCATGAGTCTTAATGCTGATTATCAAAAACTCGAGCCGGGCAATGAAGTCCGGCTTTTTTCTGTCGATGGCACAGCGTTCGGTATGTCAGATGTACTCCGCTTCCACGCACACAATATCGCACACACCCCGGAAGAGATTGAGGCTGCAGGTGGGGATGAGAATAAACTTCCGGCGAAGTCCATCTGGTGGCAGGGGGAGGAGTATAAAGCCTGGCCGTGTCAGGTTGAGGGTATTGAAGCGACCACGGACGGTACCAGTCCACAGCCAAAACTGAGAGTGGCGAACCTGGACAGTTCGATCTCAGCGCTCTGTCTGGCGTATGACGATCTGCTGCAGGCGAAAGTGAGTATCCACGACACGCTGGCACAGTATCTGGACGCCAGAAATTTTCCGCAGGGCAATCCCACTGCAGACCCGTCACAGGAAAAGCTGAAGGTCTTTTATATCGATGCCAGAAGCACCGAGACGGATGAAGTTGTCGAATTTACGCTTTCCAGTCCGATGGATTTACAGGGCCAGATGATACCCACGCGGCAGTTGCATTCGTTATGCAGCTGGTGCATCCGGAACAAGTACCGGACCGGCGACGGCTGCGACTATGCCGGAACGCGCTATTTCGACAAAAACAATAATCCGGTTGACGATCCCTCGCTGGATGTCTGCAACGGCACGCTGACGGCCTGCAAGCTCCGGCACGGAGACAGCAACGAGCTGCCGTTCGGTGGTTTCCCCGGTACATCTCTTATCAGGAGTTGATATGCGCCAGAAAACCATTGATGCCATCATGGCACACGCTGCAGCGGAATATCCGCGCGAGTGCTGCGGCGTGGTGGCACAGAAAAGCCGGGTTGAGCGCTATTTTCCCTGTCGTAATCTCGCAGCAGAGCCGACTGAACATTTTCACCTGTCCCCCGAAGATTACGCAGCGGCAGAAGACTGGGGGACGGTGGTGGCCATTGTTCACAGCCATCCTGATGCGACGACGCAGGCCAGCGAGCTGGATAAGGCTCAGTGTGATGCAACGCTGCTGCCCTGGCATATTGTGAGCTGGCCAGAGGGGGATTTACGTACCATTCAGCCACGCGGGGAGCAGCCATTGCTGGAGCGTCCGTTCGTGCTTGGCCACTTCGATTGCTGGGGTCTGGTAATGAGCTATTTCCGGCAGACCCACGGTATCGAGCTCCACGATTACCGGGTGGATTATCCCTGGTGGGAAAACGACTACCCGGACAATTTCTATCAGGAGTGCTGGTACGAGTGCGGATTCAGGGAGTTTGATGGCCCGCCTCAGGAAGGGGACCTCGTCATCATGCAGGTGCAGGCCGATAAGTGGAATCATGCCGGGATTTTACTGGAGGGTAACATGCTGCTGCACCATCTTTACGGGCATCTGAGTCAGCGTGTTCCTTATGGCGGATACTGGCAGGAGCGCACGATGAAAATCGTTCGTTATAAAGATGTAATGGCAGGTGAAACATGCAGGAAGTAATGACCCGCATTGAGCTTGGCGGCGTGCTCGGGAAAACATTCGGTAAAATTCACCACCGCCTGATTTCCCGTGTAAGCGAGGCGGGAGTGGCGCTCGCAAAGACTATTCCGGGCTTTGAGCAGTTTATGATTTCCAGCCAGCGCCGTGGGCTCACATACTCCGTATTTAAGGGTAAAAAAAACATCGGTGTGGATGACCTCGGTTTCCCGGTTACCGGCGATGTTATCCGTATTGTCCCGGTAATCATCGGGAGTAAAAAAGCCGGTTTGATTCAAACTATCCTGGGCGCAGTATTAGTGATTGCATCGATCTGGATGCCAGGTCTGAGTATAGCTGCCAGCAATATGATGTTTGCTGCTGGTGCGTCCATAACGCTGGGGGGGGTAGTTCAGATGATATCCCCTCAGGCTACAGGGCTGGCCAGCAAACAGAGCTCAGATAACCGCGCCTCATACGCGTTCGGCGGAGTCACAAATACCGCCGCACAGGGTTACCCGGTTCCGCTCCTGTACGGCCGCCGGAGAATCGGCGGGGCAATTATTTCTGCCGGAATTTATGTCGAAGATCAGCAGTAGTTAACAAACCTTTTTACAAGCCACCTTCGGGTGGCTTTTTTTATGGGCGCGATATGGCTAAAACAATTACCGGACGAAAAGGCGGGAGCTCCAGTTCCCGAACTCCCACCGAACAGCCTGATGATCTGCAATCTGTAGCGAAGGCAAAGATCCTCGTTGCGCTTGGGGAAGGGGAGTTTGCTGGACAGCTCACCGGGAAGGATATCTACCTGGACGGAACGGCGCTGGAGAACGCCGACGGCTCCCAAAACTTCAGCGGCGTGGCGTGGGAATTCCGCCCGGGGACGCAGGCACAAAAATACATTCAGGGCATCCCCGGTACCGAAAACGAAATCAGCGTGGGCACCGCAGTTTCAAGCACCACCGCCTGGACACACACCTTTACCAACACGCAGCTGTCAGCCGTTCGCCTGCGCCTGAAATGGCCATCGCTTTTTAAACAGGAGAACGATGGCGATCTGGTTGGCTATTCAATTAACTACGCCATTGATCTGCAGACTGATGGTGGTACCTGGCAGACGGTACTTAATACCAGCGTAACCGGCAAGACAACTTCCGGCTACGAACGCAGCCATCGCCTCGACTTACCACAGGCAGGCAGCACATGGACGGTGCGCCTGCGTAAGCTCACGGCGGATGCCAACAGCGCGAAAATTGGCGACACAATGACGCTGCAGAGCTACACAGAGGTTATCGACGCCAAACTGCGTTATCCAAATACCGCGCTGCTCTACATCGAATTTGACTCAAGCCAGTTTAACGGCT is a window encoding:
- a CDS encoding phage tail protein, whose product is MTIETFPWGIKVSSQPTEGSKDTVRKVQFGDGYAQVSGSGLNDEIRTYEYSFSGDPTTANEIHAFLRRHKVKSFIFTPPFGDSALWRVEADTLKKVVKNVKVITVTATFEQAFAP
- a CDS encoding phage minor tail protein L, producing MSLNADYQKLEPGNEVRLFSVDGTAFGMSDVLRFHAHNIAHTPEEIEAAGGDENKLPAKSIWWQGEEYKAWPCQVEGIEATTDGTSPQPKLRVANLDSSISALCLAYDDLLQAKVSIHDTLAQYLDARNFPQGNPTADPSQEKLKVFYIDARSTETDEVVEFTLSSPMDLQGQMIPTRQLHSLCSWCIRNKYRTGDGCDYAGTRYFDKNNNPVDDPSLDVCNGTLTACKLRHGDSNELPFGGFPGTSLIRS
- a CDS encoding C40 family peptidase — protein: MRQKTIDAIMAHAAAEYPRECCGVVAQKSRVERYFPCRNLAAEPTEHFHLSPEDYAAAEDWGTVVAIVHSHPDATTQASELDKAQCDATLLPWHIVSWPEGDLRTIQPRGEQPLLERPFVLGHFDCWGLVMSYFRQTHGIELHDYRVDYPWWENDYPDNFYQECWYECGFREFDGPPQEGDLVIMQVQADKWNHAGILLEGNMLLHHLYGHLSQRVPYGGYWQERTMKIVRYKDVMAGETCRK
- a CDS encoding tail assembly protein; this translates as MQEVMTRIELGGVLGKTFGKIHHRLISRVSEAGVALAKTIPGFEQFMISSQRRGLTYSVFKGKKNIGVDDLGFPVTGDVIRIVPVIIGSKKAGLIQTILGAVLVIASIWMPGLSIAASNMMFAAGASITLGGVVQMISPQATGLASKQSSDNRASYAFGGVTNTAAQGYPVPLLYGRRRIGGAIISAGIYVEDQQ